Proteins found in one Exiguobacterium sp. 9-2 genomic segment:
- a CDS encoding response regulator, giving the protein MQGLKDKIIVVDDELSIATLLKFNLEQAGFVVETAHDGMSGLKLAEKQDAALIVLDLMLPELDGLEVCKRLRQQKINTPILMLTAKDDEFDKVLGLELGADDYLTKPFSPREVVARVKAILRRMSHQTASPDEVTDGTILIGDVKIVPDNYEAFKAEERLELTPKEFELLVYLAKNKGRVLTRDQLLSAIWNYDFVGDTRIVDVHISHVREKIEPNTKKPIYIKTIRGLGYKMEEPKPE; this is encoded by the coding sequence ATGCAAGGTTTGAAAGATAAAATTATCGTGGTAGATGATGAATTGTCGATTGCAACACTATTGAAGTTTAATTTAGAGCAGGCTGGTTTTGTCGTCGAAACGGCACATGATGGAATGTCAGGTTTGAAATTAGCGGAAAAACAAGATGCCGCACTGATCGTACTGGATCTCATGTTGCCGGAACTCGATGGTCTGGAAGTATGTAAACGACTACGTCAACAGAAAATCAATACACCGATCTTGATGCTGACGGCAAAGGATGATGAGTTTGATAAGGTGCTCGGTCTAGAACTCGGTGCGGACGATTACCTGACAAAACCGTTTAGCCCACGCGAAGTCGTTGCCCGTGTAAAAGCGATTTTACGACGGATGAGTCATCAGACAGCATCCCCGGATGAGGTCACGGACGGAACGATTCTGATTGGTGACGTCAAAATCGTTCCGGATAACTACGAAGCTTTCAAAGCAGAAGAACGTCTTGAACTTACTCCTAAGGAATTTGAATTGCTCGTATATCTCGCTAAAAATAAAGGACGTGTCTTGACACGAGATCAACTGTTATCCGCGATTTGGAATTATGATTTCGTCGGCGATACGCGTATCGTGGATGTGCATATCAGTCACGTCCGTGAAAAAATCGAACCGAATACGAAAAAACCGATTTATATCAAAACGATTCGCGGTCTCGGGTATAAGATGGAGGAGCCGAAACCAGAATGA
- the pnpS gene encoding two-component system histidine kinase PnpS, protein MSKYRKRFIFKMISFISLVLVALGFLLGQSFKEFYVQNEKEKLMDETSLVETILQGREVSDMAQYVNQLYAESNFDMILFNGRGEIIAGTPVDVTKLKVATLNFSAIPKDGTFESKTDDSVVQFTKPVPTADGGEVYVSFIRYAKDLNIIYSRIWTVIFFSLLASLVIIFLTIYRSTKRFLRPIAEATDVLHELSHGNYKSRVYELAAPDESRDLGRSINLLARNLENASSGEAMQRARLESLIEYMGAGLMLIDEKGYVLLVNRTYREMFHIHEPSSGKLYYRVLPNEKMSQVIEDVYLTEKPNRKQSSVRFGINSRTFMVSAAPIFDKNGRVQGTTVVFNDITEIKKLEQMRKDFVANVSHELKTPLTSIKGFAETLLDGAQDVPEIREQFLRIIHDESERMQTLVEDLLELSRLEQDNYQLETAIVDVTSLVRETAELLHRRAAEKEMMIHIETEEEVFIRADLNRLKQVVVNLVANALNYTPNGGNVWIQLEDGEESVQLIIKDDGIGIHPKETQRIFERFYRVDKARSRNSGGTGLGLAIVKHIVDLHHGEIDVESAEQQGTTFTIRLPKHG, encoded by the coding sequence ATGAGTAAGTATCGGAAACGGTTCATCTTTAAAATGATTTCTTTCATTAGTTTGGTGCTTGTTGCACTCGGTTTTCTACTTGGACAATCATTTAAGGAATTCTATGTTCAAAATGAAAAAGAAAAATTGATGGATGAAACCTCGCTTGTCGAGACGATCCTACAAGGGCGCGAAGTTTCTGATATGGCACAGTACGTGAATCAATTGTATGCCGAATCCAATTTTGACATGATCTTATTTAACGGACGTGGGGAAATCATCGCAGGTACCCCTGTTGATGTCACGAAACTGAAAGTAGCAACGCTCAATTTCTCAGCGATTCCCAAAGATGGCACGTTTGAATCGAAGACGGATGACAGTGTCGTCCAGTTCACGAAGCCTGTTCCAACAGCAGATGGTGGAGAAGTGTACGTCAGTTTCATTCGTTATGCTAAAGATTTGAATATTATCTATTCACGGATTTGGACGGTCATTTTCTTCTCACTCCTTGCTTCGCTCGTAATCATCTTTTTGACAATCTATCGTTCAACGAAACGGTTCCTACGACCAATCGCGGAGGCGACCGATGTGTTGCACGAACTGTCACATGGGAATTACAAGTCACGCGTCTACGAGTTAGCGGCACCAGATGAATCACGTGATTTAGGACGCTCGATCAATCTCCTCGCACGAAATCTAGAGAATGCATCATCCGGTGAAGCGATGCAACGGGCACGACTCGAATCCTTGATCGAATACATGGGAGCCGGTCTCATGCTGATTGATGAAAAGGGTTATGTACTACTTGTTAACCGTACCTATCGGGAGATGTTCCATATTCACGAACCATCTAGTGGAAAATTATATTACCGCGTACTTCCGAACGAAAAGATGAGTCAGGTGATTGAAGATGTCTACCTGACAGAAAAACCGAATCGCAAACAATCGAGTGTCCGTTTCGGCATCAACAGTCGGACGTTTATGGTCAGTGCCGCACCGATTTTTGATAAGAACGGTCGCGTGCAAGGAACGACCGTTGTCTTCAACGATATTACGGAAATTAAAAAGCTGGAACAGATGCGCAAAGACTTCGTTGCGAATGTCAGCCACGAATTAAAAACACCACTGACGTCCATCAAGGGGTTTGCAGAAACGTTACTCGATGGTGCGCAAGATGTTCCGGAAATCCGGGAACAATTTTTGCGGATCATTCATGATGAATCAGAACGAATGCAGACATTGGTCGAAGACTTGCTCGAACTATCGCGACTGGAACAAGACAACTATCAGCTTGAAACAGCAATCGTTGATGTGACGAGTCTCGTTCGCGAAACCGCTGAGCTGTTGCATCGACGAGCAGCGGAAAAAGAGATGATGATTCATATCGAAACGGAAGAGGAAGTCTTCATCCGGGCAGATTTGAATCGGTTGAAACAAGTCGTAGTCAACTTAGTTGCGAATGCGTTGAACTACACCCCGAACGGTGGTAACGTCTGGATTCAACTCGAGGACGGAGAAGAGTCTGTCCAACTCATCATCAAAGATGATGGGATTGGTATTCATCCGAAGGAGACGCAACGTATCTTCGAACGGTTCTATCGTGTCGATAAGGCGCGAAGCCGTAATTCAGGTGGAACGGGTCTCGGGCTGGCCATTGTTAAACACATCGTTGATCTTCACCATGGGGAAATTGATGTCGAATCGGCGGAGCAACAAGGAACGACGTTTACGATTCGTTTACCAAAACATGGCTGA
- a CDS encoding glyceraldehyde-3-phosphate dehydrogenase — translation MGVKVAVNGFGRIGRMVFRRLIAEGKSEVVAINASYPVETLAHLIKYDTVHGKFNYPVDIIDGALMVDGKEIQIVSERNPELLPWGELGIDIVVEATGKFNSDTGAAKHLVAGAKKVVITAPAKGDVRTIVMGVNDDMYDHETDDIVSNASCTTNCLAPVVQVIDRAFGIESGLVTTVHAFTNDQNNIDNPHKDLRRARACGSSIIPTSTGAAKAIALVLPHLEGKLNGLALRVPTPNVSLVDLVVEVSRDTTVAEVNEAFTKAADGALDGILGMTMEPLVSIDFNGEERSTVVDGLSTMVMGGRQVKVLAWYDNEWGYSCRVVDLVHLVSAHLEAMGTVEKELELN, via the coding sequence ATGGGAGTCAAGGTGGCAGTCAATGGTTTTGGTCGAATTGGTCGAATGGTCTTTCGACGTCTGATCGCTGAGGGGAAAAGCGAAGTCGTAGCAATTAATGCGAGTTATCCAGTCGAAACACTCGCGCATTTAATCAAGTATGATACGGTACACGGAAAATTCAATTATCCGGTCGACATCATCGATGGGGCGTTGATGGTTGACGGAAAAGAGATTCAAATCGTCAGTGAACGCAATCCTGAGCTATTGCCGTGGGGGGAACTCGGCATCGATATCGTCGTCGAAGCAACAGGGAAGTTCAATTCGGATACGGGCGCTGCGAAGCATTTAGTGGCAGGAGCAAAAAAGGTCGTCATCACGGCACCTGCTAAAGGGGATGTTCGGACGATCGTCATGGGTGTCAATGATGACATGTATGATCATGAAACGGATGATATCGTTTCGAACGCATCGTGTACGACGAACTGTCTCGCACCTGTCGTTCAAGTCATCGACCGTGCATTCGGAATCGAATCCGGTCTCGTCACGACGGTTCATGCGTTTACGAACGATCAAAATAACATTGATAACCCGCATAAGGATTTACGGCGCGCCCGGGCATGCGGCTCATCGATCATTCCGACGTCGACAGGCGCGGCAAAGGCGATTGCGCTCGTCTTGCCACATTTGGAAGGGAAATTAAATGGACTCGCGCTTCGTGTTCCGACACCGAACGTATCACTCGTCGATCTCGTCGTCGAAGTCAGTCGGGATACGACGGTCGCTGAAGTGAACGAAGCCTTCACGAAAGCAGCGGACGGTGCGCTTGATGGCATTCTCGGAATGACGATGGAACCGCTCGTCTCAATCGACTTTAACGGAGAAGAACGTTCGACGGTCGTCGACGGGCTCTCGACGATGGTCATGGGTGGTCGTCAGGTGAAGGTCCTCGCTTGGTACGATAATGAGTGGGGTTACTCATGCCGCGTCGTCGATCTCGTACACCTCGTCTCGGCACACTTAGAGGCGATGGGAACCGTTGAAAAAGAACTTGAATTGAATTAA
- the polA gene encoding DNA polymerase I: protein MMENKLLLIDGNSLTYRAFFALPPMTDAQGRNTNAAYGFTMMLLKLLEEEQPTHMLVAFDASSETFRHDVYQEYKGSREKTPSELREQFPIVRDICEALGIQMMELHRYEADDLIGTLARTMPTDRTRIVTGDKDLLQLVTDKVEVLITKRGITDVQCMTEELFAETYGGLKPIQMIDLKGLMGDKSDNIPGIPGIGEKTAVKLISAYGSVEGLYEHVEDLKGKQKEKVIANEELARLSKELATIKVDVPLETTLDDLQIRNVDTQVPYSLFQSLGFKSLTNRFAPVVKEEDKEQLNVVTITSLPKDVTDAVLIAEQLREDYMEEDIIGFAIATPDTIYVAAPTLVEDPAFRQWIESEHQKICLDAKQVAFALRKHALTLNGYEDLLLAGYLLNLSGGTTLASIAGHYALMAPNEEAVLGKGAKRLAPEDEALHPYLAEKARMVELLFPKVREELKANQQYELYETLERPLSGVLAEMEWTGIRVDVATLQEMQADLAGRLTELETLVFEAAGESFNINSPKQLGVILFEKLELPAFKKTKTGYSTAADVLEKLRPLHPVIDHIMLYRELQKLQSTYVEGLQKVIKEDGKIHTRFAQTIAQTGRLSSVNPNLQNIPIRIEEGRKIRKAFVPSQTGWSLYAADYSQIELRVMADMSQDQTLVDAFLHDEDIHTQTASSVFGVEPEDVTGNMRRQAKAVNFGIIYGISDYGLSQNLNITRKEAQSFIDRYFELFPQIKQFMDTAIETARANGFVETLMNRRRNIPDINSKNFNLRGFAERTAINTPIQGSAADIIKKAMLDVHAALKASNLKARLLLQVHDELIFEAPDEELDALQALVKQAMEQTVELSVPLRVDGGAGHTWYETK, encoded by the coding sequence ATGATGGAAAATAAATTGTTATTGATTGATGGGAACTCATTGACTTATCGGGCGTTTTTCGCTTTACCACCAATGACGGACGCGCAAGGACGAAATACGAACGCAGCCTATGGCTTTACGATGATGTTATTGAAGTTGCTTGAAGAAGAGCAACCGACACATATGCTCGTTGCCTTTGATGCTTCGAGTGAAACATTCCGTCACGATGTCTATCAGGAGTATAAAGGAAGTCGGGAAAAAACACCGTCCGAACTACGAGAACAATTCCCGATCGTCCGAGACATCTGTGAAGCACTCGGTATTCAAATGATGGAACTCCATCGCTATGAGGCAGATGATTTGATTGGTACGCTCGCACGGACAATGCCAACGGATCGGACGCGGATTGTCACAGGAGACAAAGATTTACTTCAACTTGTCACGGATAAGGTCGAAGTCTTGATCACGAAGCGTGGGATCACGGACGTCCAGTGCATGACAGAGGAACTGTTTGCTGAGACGTATGGTGGTCTAAAGCCGATTCAAATGATTGATTTGAAGGGGTTGATGGGTGATAAATCGGATAATATTCCAGGGATTCCTGGGATTGGTGAAAAGACGGCTGTTAAATTGATTTCGGCATACGGTTCTGTTGAAGGACTGTACGAACATGTCGAGGATTTAAAAGGGAAGCAGAAAGAAAAAGTCATCGCGAACGAAGAGCTCGCACGACTGTCGAAAGAACTCGCGACAATCAAGGTGGATGTCCCGCTCGAGACGACGCTAGATGATTTGCAAATTCGCAATGTCGATACCCAAGTTCCTTATTCATTGTTCCAGTCACTTGGCTTCAAGTCATTGACGAATCGATTCGCCCCTGTCGTCAAAGAAGAGGATAAAGAACAATTAAACGTCGTGACGATCACTTCACTTCCTAAAGACGTCACGGATGCCGTATTGATTGCAGAACAGCTTCGAGAAGATTACATGGAAGAAGACATCATTGGATTTGCGATAGCAACGCCTGACACGATCTATGTTGCTGCTCCGACGCTCGTCGAGGATCCAGCATTCCGTCAATGGATCGAGTCGGAACATCAAAAGATTTGTCTCGATGCGAAACAAGTCGCATTTGCATTGCGTAAACACGCCTTGACATTGAACGGGTACGAAGATCTGTTATTAGCAGGCTATTTGTTAAACTTAAGTGGCGGTACAACACTCGCTTCGATCGCTGGTCATTATGCATTAATGGCGCCGAATGAGGAAGCAGTACTCGGTAAGGGGGCGAAACGTCTCGCGCCAGAAGATGAAGCTCTTCATCCTTATTTAGCTGAGAAAGCACGGATGGTTGAATTGCTGTTCCCAAAAGTCCGAGAAGAACTGAAGGCGAATCAACAATATGAGTTATATGAAACGTTAGAGCGTCCACTATCAGGTGTCCTCGCTGAGATGGAATGGACTGGGATTCGCGTAGACGTCGCGACGCTCCAAGAGATGCAAGCGGATCTTGCTGGGCGTTTAACAGAACTTGAGACATTGGTCTTTGAAGCAGCAGGTGAGTCGTTCAATATTAATTCTCCGAAACAACTCGGTGTAATTTTGTTTGAAAAACTCGAACTCCCTGCCTTTAAGAAAACAAAGACGGGCTACTCGACTGCCGCAGATGTCCTTGAAAAACTGCGTCCGCTGCACCCAGTCATCGATCACATCATGCTTTACCGAGAACTGCAAAAGTTGCAGTCGACGTATGTTGAAGGATTGCAAAAAGTCATCAAGGAAGATGGAAAAATCCATACTCGTTTTGCTCAGACAATCGCTCAAACAGGTCGTTTAAGTTCGGTCAATCCGAACCTTCAGAATATCCCGATCCGGATTGAAGAAGGACGGAAGATTCGAAAAGCCTTCGTTCCGAGTCAAACAGGCTGGTCATTGTACGCTGCTGATTATTCACAAATCGAATTACGTGTCATGGCCGATATGTCGCAGGATCAGACGCTTGTCGATGCGTTCCTCCATGATGAGGATATTCATACTCAAACGGCAAGTAGTGTCTTCGGTGTCGAACCGGAAGATGTCACAGGAAACATGCGGCGTCAGGCGAAAGCCGTCAACTTTGGAATCATTTACGGAATCAGCGATTATGGATTGTCTCAAAACTTGAACATCACACGCAAAGAAGCGCAATCATTCATCGATCGTTATTTCGAGTTGTTCCCGCAAATCAAACAGTTCATGGATACAGCAATCGAGACGGCACGAGCAAATGGATTCGTCGAAACGTTGATGAACCGTCGCCGCAATATTCCGGATATCAATTCGAAAAACTTTAACTTACGTGGTTTTGCTGAACGTACTGCGATCAATACACCGATTCAAGGTTCGGCTGCAGATATCATTAAAAAAGCAATGCTTGATGTTCATGCTGCTTTGAAAGCATCTAATCTGAAGGCACGCTTGTTATTACAAGTACACGATGAATTGATTTTTGAAGCACCAGACGAAGAACTCGACGCTTTACAAGCACTTGTCAAACAAGCGATGGAGCAGACCGTCGAACTATCCGTACCGCTACGCGTCGATGGGGGCGCAGGGCATACGTGGTACGAAACGAAGTAA
- the dnaI gene encoding primosomal protein DnaI, producing MEHIQSSIEKILSRPDVAESVRAIQQRVLSHPGVVMFLRTHPEIDQRMIERGMLKLNEYAEQMDGNRLIESKAVIEGYQPILHVEKGQIVVSYEKSQALKDREDERALEKKFKSLFLPDEVRDANFSDFDLSTTDRKLALRAASQFLNHLRSKETVKGLYLHGSFGVGKTYLLAAIGNALKKERIATILVHAPGFVAEAKRRIRSDSFDTFLEGFQTIPVLLIDDIGAESISPWVRDELFGIILQYRMMHRLPTLFSSNLSYDELELHFGITNDQGDKLKAARLMERIRTTTQPIEFLGENRRRY from the coding sequence ATGGAACATATCCAATCATCTATCGAAAAAATATTAAGTCGACCGGACGTCGCAGAATCGGTTCGAGCGATTCAACAACGAGTGTTGTCTCATCCAGGTGTCGTCATGTTCTTGCGGACACATCCGGAGATCGATCAACGGATGATCGAGCGGGGCATGCTCAAATTGAATGAATATGCGGAACAGATGGACGGAAATCGACTGATTGAAAGTAAGGCAGTCATCGAAGGGTACCAGCCGATCCTGCACGTCGAAAAAGGACAGATCGTCGTCTCGTATGAGAAGTCGCAAGCGTTAAAAGACCGAGAGGATGAACGTGCGCTTGAGAAGAAATTTAAGAGCCTGTTCCTGCCGGATGAAGTCCGCGATGCGAACTTCAGTGATTTTGACTTGTCGACGACGGACCGTAAGCTTGCCTTGCGTGCGGCGTCTCAGTTCCTCAATCATCTCCGCTCGAAGGAGACGGTAAAGGGATTGTACCTTCATGGTAGCTTTGGTGTCGGGAAAACATACCTTTTGGCTGCGATCGGGAATGCTTTGAAAAAAGAACGGATTGCAACGATTCTTGTCCATGCCCCGGGGTTTGTCGCTGAAGCGAAACGGCGGATTCGGTCTGACTCGTTTGATACATTCCTCGAAGGATTTCAAACGATTCCAGTCTTGTTGATTGACGATATCGGTGCTGAATCGATCAGTCCGTGGGTACGGGATGAATTGTTCGGGATCATTTTGCAGTATCGCATGATGCATCGTCTGCCGACATTATTCAGCTCGAACTTATCTTATGATGAACTCGAACTCCATTTCGGAATCACAAATGATCAAGGCGATAAATTAAAGGCTGCACGACTGATGGAACGAATCCGGACGACGACGCAACCAATCGAGTTCCTTGGTGAAAATCGACGTCGCTACTAA
- the coaE gene encoding dephospho-CoA kinase (Dephospho-CoA kinase (CoaE) performs the final step in coenzyme A biosynthesis.) yields the protein MRVGLTGSIATGKSTVSSYLKQKGIAVIDADLIAREVVEPGGRAYDAVQLAFPEVFEKGRLVRPKLGQIIFQDSEKRQQLNQLMHPSIRQQMLEAADAYERSGHSLVVFDIPLLLEGDWRNLFERVVVVYCPEDMQLRRLMQRNDLSEAEAYARIHAQLGIEQKKELADDVFFNDGSIDSLYQQIDEWLSRYGD from the coding sequence ATGAGAGTCGGTCTGACAGGGAGTATCGCAACCGGTAAAAGTACGGTTTCTAGCTATTTAAAACAAAAAGGAATAGCGGTCATCGATGCGGATCTCATTGCGCGAGAAGTCGTTGAGCCGGGAGGGCGAGCATATGATGCAGTCCAACTGGCATTCCCAGAGGTGTTTGAAAAAGGACGTCTTGTCCGTCCAAAGCTCGGACAAATCATTTTTCAAGATAGTGAAAAAAGACAACAATTGAATCAGTTGATGCACCCGAGTATTCGACAACAGATGCTCGAAGCAGCAGATGCCTATGAACGTTCAGGACATTCTCTCGTCGTATTTGATATTCCGTTACTGCTAGAAGGGGATTGGCGAAACCTGTTCGAACGCGTCGTTGTCGTCTATTGCCCAGAAGATATGCAGTTAAGAAGATTGATGCAACGTAATGATTTATCAGAAGCAGAAGCGTATGCACGTATCCATGCGCAACTCGGCATCGAACAGAAAAAAGAGCTTGCAGATGATGTATTCTTCAATGACGGTAGTATTGATTCGTTATACCAACAAATCGATGAGTGGTTAAGTCGGTATGGTGATTGA
- the mutM gene encoding DNA-formamidopyrimidine glycosylase has product MPELPEVETVRRSLERSVSGKTVSSVKVYHPKMIRGMEVAPFADALHQERIERVERRGKFLLFDFDRFYLVSHLRMEGKYFPYPQPVERDKHTHVVFRFTDGSELHYNDVRKFGTMELRDKQTAMQTAPLAQLEREPFDPEFTAEVLAENLIRKKRSPIKTALLDQSIFLGLGNIYVDETLHAARVHPLTKAGALTLDDISRIHQAGVNVLRQAVEAGGSTIRSYVSPSGKGEFQLQLAVYGQKGEPCPRCGTAIEKIKVGGRGTHFCPTCQQVAL; this is encoded by the coding sequence GTGCCTGAATTACCTGAAGTCGAGACCGTTCGCCGCAGTTTAGAACGTTCGGTCTCTGGAAAGACAGTCTCTTCCGTCAAAGTCTACCATCCGAAAATGATTCGGGGGATGGAAGTGGCGCCATTTGCAGATGCCTTACATCAAGAAAGGATCGAACGCGTCGAACGTCGCGGAAAGTTCCTGCTCTTTGATTTTGATCGTTTTTATCTCGTCAGCCATTTGCGGATGGAAGGAAAGTACTTCCCATATCCACAACCGGTTGAACGGGATAAACATACGCATGTCGTCTTCCGTTTCACGGATGGTTCGGAACTTCACTATAATGATGTTCGGAAGTTCGGAACGATGGAATTACGTGATAAGCAAACAGCGATGCAGACTGCTCCACTGGCACAACTGGAGCGTGAACCATTTGATCCGGAATTTACAGCAGAAGTGTTAGCGGAGAATTTAATTCGTAAAAAGAGAAGTCCAATCAAAACGGCACTGCTCGACCAGTCCATCTTCCTTGGTCTCGGTAACATCTATGTCGATGAGACTCTTCATGCTGCACGCGTCCACCCGTTGACGAAAGCCGGCGCCTTGACACTCGACGATATCTCACGCATTCATCAAGCCGGTGTCAACGTTTTACGACAAGCGGTGGAAGCAGGGGGAAGTACGATCCGGAGTTATGTCTCGCCGTCAGGAAAAGGTGAATTCCAGCTTCAACTTGCGGTATATGGTCAAAAAGGGGAACCGTGTCCTCGTTGTGGTACAGCCATCGAAAAAATCAAAGTCGGTGGACGGGGAACACATTTCTGTCCGACGTGCCAACAGGTTGCCTTATGA
- a CDS encoding replication initiation and membrane attachment family protein yields MVERELSGTDLCLVMSNGVVDREAYQSLYYLYQPIIGVKALGLYQTFWSEMIPGKTKSQYISHAELGTLLGFSVDEFKEELFKLEGIGLIRTFEARQAAYRYIYQIRVPLAPNTFLNDGVLSSLLFYRVGEIRFRSLQHRFRTEPLPKNIVDRTVRFDQVFDVKAGLASAHQPKAYAKQERAVYEFDYSFDLEEMKRQTDRFLPRTFYSKAIDHLLVKLAYVTQSNEALMAELLNARFRHEAYLPMTDAEKQERCKQMMLSAKQKLSREKKAKVASLDTIEVGDIEATETMESTHPKHYVAKLRKVKALSERDEELIQQLIIDYEMSSGIVNAAYYYALVIKKDNRFSKNFLLSIVDDWKQKGYVTASEALAKTQEQDELISKKQEQKQERARQTVGGRRGRTSNTNGGPNPKWLQEEKAKQQQYEASKKASFEADVPDDEEMERILRELKGN; encoded by the coding sequence ATGGTAGAACGTGAACTTTCCGGTACCGACCTTTGCTTAGTGATGAGCAATGGTGTCGTCGACCGTGAAGCTTATCAATCTTTATATTATTTATACCAGCCGATTATCGGTGTTAAAGCGCTTGGGCTCTATCAAACGTTTTGGAGTGAGATGATCCCAGGGAAAACGAAATCCCAGTATATTTCCCATGCGGAACTCGGAACACTACTCGGGTTTTCCGTCGATGAGTTCAAGGAAGAGTTATTTAAGCTAGAAGGGATCGGGTTGATTCGAACGTTCGAAGCGCGCCAAGCCGCTTATCGTTACATTTATCAAATCCGGGTTCCGCTTGCGCCGAACACCTTCTTGAATGACGGGGTGTTATCGAGTCTGCTGTTCTATCGCGTCGGTGAAATCCGGTTCCGGTCGTTACAGCATCGTTTTCGGACGGAGCCGCTTCCGAAGAACATCGTTGATCGGACGGTTCGATTTGATCAAGTGTTCGACGTAAAAGCTGGTCTTGCTTCCGCTCATCAGCCGAAAGCTTATGCGAAACAGGAACGTGCGGTATATGAATTCGACTATTCGTTTGATCTAGAAGAGATGAAGCGACAGACCGATCGTTTCCTGCCACGAACATTTTACTCAAAGGCAATCGATCATCTGCTCGTGAAGCTTGCTTACGTCACGCAGTCGAATGAAGCATTGATGGCGGAACTGTTGAATGCCCGTTTCCGTCACGAAGCGTACTTGCCGATGACCGATGCTGAGAAGCAAGAACGCTGCAAACAGATGATGTTGTCAGCAAAACAAAAACTCAGCCGGGAGAAAAAAGCGAAGGTCGCCTCACTAGACACGATCGAGGTCGGAGACATCGAAGCGACGGAGACGATGGAAAGCACCCATCCGAAGCATTATGTAGCGAAGTTGCGAAAGGTCAAAGCGTTGTCTGAACGGGATGAAGAATTGATCCAACAATTGATCATCGATTATGAGATGTCGTCTGGGATCGTCAATGCTGCGTACTACTATGCGCTCGTCATCAAAAAAGATAATCGCTTCAGCAAGAACTTCCTCTTATCGATCGTTGATGATTGGAAACAGAAGGGATACGTGACGGCATCCGAGGCACTAGCGAAGACGCAGGAGCAGGATGAGTTGATTTCAAAAAAGCAGGAGCAAAAACAAGAACGTGCGCGTCAAACTGTTGGTGGTCGCCGGGGACGGACAAGCAACACGAATGGCGGTCCGAATCCGAAGTGGTTGCAAGAAGAGAAAGCAAAACAGCAGCAGTACGAAGCCTCTAAAAAAGCGAGTTTCGAAGCAGATGTTCCAGATGATGAAGAAATGGAACGGATCTTACGAGAACTGAAGGGGAACTAA
- the speD gene encoding adenosylmethionine decarboxylase: MDTMGRHIIAELWDCNPEKLNDMEFVERLFVDAALQAGAEVREVAFHKFAPHGVSGVVIISESHLTIHSFPEHGYASVDVFTCGDRIDPAIAANYIAEKLDAKIRENVEIPRGMGPVQVPAATVQHVN; encoded by the coding sequence ATGGATACTATGGGAAGACACATTATTGCAGAACTTTGGGATTGTAATCCTGAAAAATTGAACGACATGGAATTCGTTGAACGACTTTTCGTTGACGCAGCACTTCAAGCAGGTGCAGAAGTACGAGAAGTAGCATTCCACAAGTTTGCACCACACGGCGTCAGTGGCGTCGTCATTATCTCTGAATCGCACTTAACGATTCACAGTTTCCCAGAGCACGGGTATGCATCGGTTGATGTCTTTACTTGTGGGGATCGGATCGATCCAGCCATCGCAGCGAACTACATTGCTGAAAAGCTCGATGCGAAAATCCGTGAAAATGTCGAAATTCCACGTGGTATGGGACCTGTTCAAGTTCCAGCGGCTACTGTCCAGCACGTCAACTGA
- the nrdR gene encoding transcriptional regulator NrdR, protein MRCPACNFNGTKVLDSRPVQDFGSIRRRRECESCGYRFTTFEMVEQTPLIIVKKDGTRDEFNREKILRGLVRACEKRPISIEQLETVVSRVEKALRATAQHEIPSEQVGRLVLNELASVDEVAYVRFASVYKQFKDINVFFQELSELMERHQENDREN, encoded by the coding sequence ATGCGCTGTCCAGCCTGTAATTTTAACGGAACAAAAGTACTGGATTCAAGACCAGTCCAGGATTTCGGTTCGATTCGAAGAAGACGTGAATGTGAGTCTTGTGGCTATCGTTTTACGACATTCGAAATGGTCGAGCAGACCCCTTTAATCATCGTAAAGAAAGACGGAACGCGTGACGAGTTCAATCGCGAGAAAATTCTACGTGGATTAGTGCGTGCCTGTGAAAAACGACCGATTTCGATTGAACAGCTAGAAACAGTCGTCAGTCGGGTCGAAAAGGCATTACGAGCGACAGCTCAGCATGAGATTCCAAGTGAGCAGGTCGGACGTCTCGTATTAAATGAACTAGCATCCGTTGACGAAGTGGCATATGTCCGCTTTGCGAGTGTTTATAAACAATTTAAGGACATCAATGTCTTTTTCCAAGAGCTCTCTGAACTGATGGAGCGACATCAGGAAAATGACCGTGAGAATTGA